Proteins from one Gossypium raimondii isolate GPD5lz chromosome 8, ASM2569854v1, whole genome shotgun sequence genomic window:
- the LOC105791570 gene encoding serine/threonine-protein kinase Aurora-3 codes for MISRSEEGEGNSKRKWSLQDFEIGKPLGKGKFGRVYLAREVKSKYIVALKIIFKEQLEKYRIHHQLRREMEIQTSLRHPNILRLYGWFHDSERIFLILEYAYGGELYNELRKHGHFSEEQAATYIASLTTALAYCHEKHVIHRDIKPENLLLDHEGRLKIADFGWSVQSRSKRHTMCGTLDYLAPEMVENKAHDYAVDNWTLGILCYEFLYGAPPFESESQSDTFKRIMKVDLSFPSTPNVSMEARNLISRLLVKDSSKRLSLQKIMEHPWIIKNANPTGTCKK; via the exons ATGATTTCTCGAAGCGAAGAAGGAGAAGGAAATTCAAAACGAAAATGGTCCTTACAAGACTTCGAGATCGGTAAACCCCTCGGCAAGGGCAAATTCGGTAGGGTCTATCTCGCCAGAGAAGTCAAG agCAAATACATTGTGGCATTGAAAATCATATTCAAGGAACAATTAGAAAAATACAGGATCCACCATCAGTTGAGGAGAGAAATGGAAATTCAAACCAGTCTTCGCCACCCCAATATACTGCGGCTTTACGGCTGGTTTCATGATAGTGAAcgtattttcttgattcttgagtATGCTTATGGGGGTGAGCTTTATAACGAGCTTAGAAAACATGGTCATTTCAGTGAGGAACAAGCTGCTACA TACATTGCTAGTTTGACAACAGCGTTGGCATATTGTCATGAGAAACATGTAATTCATAGAGATATCAAACCAGAAAATTTGCTGCTTGATCATGAG GgtcggttgaagattgcagattttgGATGGTCGGTACAATCCAGAAGCAAGAGACACACAATGTGTGGAACTCTGGACTATTTGGCACCAGAAATGGTGGAAAATAAAGCTCATGATTATGCAGTGGATAACTGGACTTTGGGTATTCTTTGTTATGAGTTCCTCTATGGTGCTCCCCCATTTGAGTCCGAGAGTCAAAGCGATACATTCAAAAG GATTATGAAGGTTGACCTAAGCTTCCCATCCACTCCTAATGTCTCAATGGAGGCTAGAAATCTCATCAGCCGG CTTCTTGTTAAGGACTCCTCAAAACGGCTCTCTCTTCAGAAGATCATGGAGCACCCTTGGATTATTAAGAATGCGAACCCTACGGGTACTTGCAAAAAATAG
- the LOC105791569 gene encoding cytochrome P450 704C1 isoform X1: protein MDIILATIFFLISLPPLFLLLIFLFLAIKTVAGKSINDPDYPPVKGSVFNQLLYLNYLYDYQAEAAKEQPTYRLLALEQSEIYTIDTRNVEHVLKTRFDRYCKGKRNQEIFLDFLGEGIFAVDGVKWRKQRKLASFEFSTRILRDFSCFVFRGDAAKLVGNIYELAVSGQAFDMQKMLMKSTLESMFKVGFGIDLKCMDGSSKEGNTFMKAFDDANEMVYWRYVDPFWKLKRSLNIGSEAALKNNIQIIHNFVHNVISTKRKLLPMNPELNVKEDILSRFLVESEKDPETMNDKYLRDIILNFIIAGKDTSANTLSWFFYMLCKNPLIQEKIAEEVRDISSREVEDEYVDDFVTNITEATLDQMHYLQAALTETLRLYPAVPIDGRCAMEDDILPDGHKVRKGDGVYYMAYAMGRMSTLWGEDAHCFRPERWLHNGVFRPESPFKFVAFHAGPRICLGKDFAYRQMKIVSIAVLRHFRLKLVDDAKAVNYRTMFTLHMKEGLHLYAVPRTIM, encoded by the exons atggaTATTATACTCGCTACCATCTTCTTCCTCATATCATTGCCACCATTATTTCTCTTGCTGATCTTCTTATTCCTCGCCATCAAAACCGTCGCCGGAAAATCGATCAACGATCCCGATTACCCGCCGGTGAAGGGCTCCGTTTTTAATCAGCTTTTATATCTAAACTATCTCTACGACTATCAAGCGGAAGCAGCCAAAGAACAGCCAACTTACAGGCTACTGGCTTTAGAACAGAGTGAAATATACACCATCGATACACGAAACGTGGAGCATGTATTGAAAACTAGGTTTGATAGATACTGCAAAGGTAAACGGAATCAAGagatatttttggattttttggGAGAAGGGATCTTCGCGGTGGACGGAGTTAAGTGGCGGAAGCAGCGGAAGCTTGCCAGTTTCGAGTTCTCGACTAGGATTCTTAGAGATTTTAGCTGCTTTGTCTTCAGAGGAGATGCTGCTAAGCTTGTTGGGAATATTTACGAGTTGGCTGTGTCGGGCCAAGCTTTTGACATGCAA AAGATGTTAATGAAAAGCACACTCGAGTCGATGTTCAAAGTTGGGTTTGGGATTGATCTGAAATGCATGGATGGGTCAAGTAAAGAAGGGAACACCTTTATGAAGGCTTTCGATGATGCCAATGAGATGGTGTACTGGCGCTACGTTGACCCTTTTTGGAAGCTTAAAAGGTCTCTTAACATTGGCTCCGAAGCTGCCCTCAAAAACAATATCCAAATCATTCACAATTTCGTCCACAATGTTATTAGCACCAAGAGGAAACTACTCCCCATGAACCCAGAATTG aatgtGAAAGAAGATATACTTTCAAGATTTTTAGTGGAAAGCGAGAAGGATCCAGAAACGATGAATGACAAATACCTAAGGGATATAATACTGAACTTCATAATAGCAGGAAAAGACACATCTGCAAATACTTTAAGCTGGTTCTTCTATATGCTGTGTAAGAACCCATTGATACAAGAGAAAATTGCAGAAGAAGTGAGGGACATCAGCAGTCGTGAAGTAGAAGATGAATATGTCGATGATTTCGTGACCAACATAACCGAGGCTACCCTTGACCAAATGCATTATCTTCAAGCTGCATTAACTGAGACCTTAAGGCTTTACCCTGCAGTTCCAATT GATGGAAGGTGTGCAATGGAGGATGATATTCTACCGGATGGCCACAAAGTCAGGAAAGGTGATGGAGTGTACTACATGGCCTACGCCATGGGAAGAATGTCCACGCTTTGGGGAGAAGACGCTCACTGTTTTCGACCCGAAAGATGGCTTCACAATGGAGTTTTCCGGCCTGAATCGCCTTTCAAATTCGTAGCATTTCAT GCTGGTCCTCGAATTTGCTTAGGCAAAGATTTTGCATATCGACAGATGAAGATAGTATCAATTGCGGTCCTTCGACATTTCCGATTAAAATTAGTAGATGATGCGAAAGCAGTGAATTACAGGACAATGTTCACGCTTCATATGAAGGAGGGTCTTCATCTTTACGCTGTTCCTAGGACTATTATGTAA
- the LOC105791569 gene encoding cytochrome P450 704C1 isoform X2: MDIILATIFFLISLPPLFLLLIFLFLAIKTVAGKSINDPDYPPVKGSVFNQLLYLNYLYDYQAEAAKEQPTYRLLALEQSEIYTIDTRNVEHVLKTRFDRYCKGKRNQEIFLDFLGEGIFAVDGVKWRKQRKLASFEFSTRILRDFSCFVFRGDAAKLVGNIYELAVSGQAFDMQMLMKSTLESMFKVGFGIDLKCMDGSSKEGNTFMKAFDDANEMVYWRYVDPFWKLKRSLNIGSEAALKNNIQIIHNFVHNVISTKRKLLPMNPELNVKEDILSRFLVESEKDPETMNDKYLRDIILNFIIAGKDTSANTLSWFFYMLCKNPLIQEKIAEEVRDISSREVEDEYVDDFVTNITEATLDQMHYLQAALTETLRLYPAVPIDGRCAMEDDILPDGHKVRKGDGVYYMAYAMGRMSTLWGEDAHCFRPERWLHNGVFRPESPFKFVAFHAGPRICLGKDFAYRQMKIVSIAVLRHFRLKLVDDAKAVNYRTMFTLHMKEGLHLYAVPRTIM; encoded by the exons atggaTATTATACTCGCTACCATCTTCTTCCTCATATCATTGCCACCATTATTTCTCTTGCTGATCTTCTTATTCCTCGCCATCAAAACCGTCGCCGGAAAATCGATCAACGATCCCGATTACCCGCCGGTGAAGGGCTCCGTTTTTAATCAGCTTTTATATCTAAACTATCTCTACGACTATCAAGCGGAAGCAGCCAAAGAACAGCCAACTTACAGGCTACTGGCTTTAGAACAGAGTGAAATATACACCATCGATACACGAAACGTGGAGCATGTATTGAAAACTAGGTTTGATAGATACTGCAAAGGTAAACGGAATCAAGagatatttttggattttttggGAGAAGGGATCTTCGCGGTGGACGGAGTTAAGTGGCGGAAGCAGCGGAAGCTTGCCAGTTTCGAGTTCTCGACTAGGATTCTTAGAGATTTTAGCTGCTTTGTCTTCAGAGGAGATGCTGCTAAGCTTGTTGGGAATATTTACGAGTTGGCTGTGTCGGGCCAAGCTTTTGACATGCAA ATGTTAATGAAAAGCACACTCGAGTCGATGTTCAAAGTTGGGTTTGGGATTGATCTGAAATGCATGGATGGGTCAAGTAAAGAAGGGAACACCTTTATGAAGGCTTTCGATGATGCCAATGAGATGGTGTACTGGCGCTACGTTGACCCTTTTTGGAAGCTTAAAAGGTCTCTTAACATTGGCTCCGAAGCTGCCCTCAAAAACAATATCCAAATCATTCACAATTTCGTCCACAATGTTATTAGCACCAAGAGGAAACTACTCCCCATGAACCCAGAATTG aatgtGAAAGAAGATATACTTTCAAGATTTTTAGTGGAAAGCGAGAAGGATCCAGAAACGATGAATGACAAATACCTAAGGGATATAATACTGAACTTCATAATAGCAGGAAAAGACACATCTGCAAATACTTTAAGCTGGTTCTTCTATATGCTGTGTAAGAACCCATTGATACAAGAGAAAATTGCAGAAGAAGTGAGGGACATCAGCAGTCGTGAAGTAGAAGATGAATATGTCGATGATTTCGTGACCAACATAACCGAGGCTACCCTTGACCAAATGCATTATCTTCAAGCTGCATTAACTGAGACCTTAAGGCTTTACCCTGCAGTTCCAATT GATGGAAGGTGTGCAATGGAGGATGATATTCTACCGGATGGCCACAAAGTCAGGAAAGGTGATGGAGTGTACTACATGGCCTACGCCATGGGAAGAATGTCCACGCTTTGGGGAGAAGACGCTCACTGTTTTCGACCCGAAAGATGGCTTCACAATGGAGTTTTCCGGCCTGAATCGCCTTTCAAATTCGTAGCATTTCAT GCTGGTCCTCGAATTTGCTTAGGCAAAGATTTTGCATATCGACAGATGAAGATAGTATCAATTGCGGTCCTTCGACATTTCCGATTAAAATTAGTAGATGATGCGAAAGCAGTGAATTACAGGACAATGTTCACGCTTCATATGAAGGAGGGTCTTCATCTTTACGCTGTTCCTAGGACTATTATGTAA